The Apium graveolens cultivar Ventura chromosome 10, ASM990537v1, whole genome shotgun sequence nucleotide sequence ATCTCTGTCATTTGTGAGATATGGTTTGGTTTTTCATGGATTCTTGATCAATTTCCAAAATGGTTTCCTATTAACCGTGAGACTTACCTCGATCGCCTGTCCATGAGGTTTGAGCGTGAAGGAGAGCCTAATGGTCTAGCTCCAGTTGATTTCTTTGTGAGTTCTGTGGACCCTCTTAAGGAGCCACCAATTATCACAGCAAATACAATTCTCTCAATCTTATCAGTTGATTATCCAGTTGATAAGGTGTGCTGTTATATATCGGACGATGGGGCATCAATGTTGCTTTTCGATGCACTATCAGAGACCGCTGAATTTGCTAGGAGGTGGGTGCCATTTTGCAAGAAATATAGCATTGAGCCAAGGGCTCCCgaatactatttttcagaaaagATTGATTATTTGAAGGACAAGGTGCAGCCTACTTTTGTCAAGGATCGCAGGGCCATGAAAGTAAGCAGATCGGAAACCTTCTCTACGCCCCTGTAAATTTCACAATTTTTCTGTACATATATAAACAAAGCTGTTAGGCTGATATCTAAAGTTGTGTACTCGTATATTTTGTTGTATTTAAGGCTGTGAGAACTTTTCTGTTAATAATTGCAGAGAGaatatgaagaattcaaagtaaggATTAATGCACTGGTGGCTGCAGCACAAAAGAAACCAGAAGATGGGTGGGTTATGCAAGATGGTACCCCGTGGCCTGGGAATAACAGTCGAGATCATCCTGGAATGATCCAGGTTTAATATTCTTCCTAATGCAAAGTTCTCATATTCCACATTTACTAGGCATTGATGTAAATCCACACCACAGAAAGTGACTCTTAATTTGTCTATTCTGTGATCCTTAAGATACAAAATATGTTTCATAATAGTTTTCATATCCCGAAATATTGTTTCTATATGAATACAGGTTTATCTTGGAAGTGAAGGAGCACTAGATGTTGATGGCAAGGAGTTACCAAGACTCGTTTACGTTTCACGTGAGAAAAGACCTGGCTATCAACACCACAAAAAAGCTGGAGCTATGAATGCAATGGTGAACAAGAATCAATTGGTTAAACAATGCTTAATTGTTGGATTGTTTGATGCTAACACTAATAGTGATTTTCTATCATCAATTATAGGTTCGAGTTTCTGCAGTACTTACCAATGCACCGTTTATGCTGAACTTGGATTGTGACCATTATGTTAACAATAGCAAGGCTGTAAGGGAAGCTATGTGTTTTTTGATGGATCCCCAACTCGGCAAGAAGCTATGCTATGTCCAGTTTCCGCAGAGGTTTGATGGTATTGATCGCCATGATAGATATGCTAATCGAAATGTCGTGTTCTTTGACGTAAGTTGTACTAATCATATCTTGTCATAATCATTGTTTTTACTAGTAAATTCCAGTTTTTTTCTTTTTGCATAAATTGAATTATCCTCAAATGTTGTTCCGGTTACAGATTAACATGAGAGGCCTAGACGGGATTCAAGGGCCAGTTTATGTTGGAACCGGATGTGTCTTTAACAGACAGGCATTGTATGGATATGATCCACCAGTGTCTGAGAAGCGACAAAAGATGACATGTGATTGCTGGCCTTCATGGTGCTGCTGTTGTTGTGGtggttcaagaaagaagaaatcaaagcaGTCGAAGAAGAAAAAGGGACTCAAAGCTTTGCTTGGTCTCAGTGGGATGTATAGCAAGAAGAAGAAGATGGGAAAGAACTACACCAGAAAATCAGCTGGACCGATCTTTGATCTTGAAGGGATAGAAGAAGGTCTTGAAGGCTATGATGAGTTGGAGAAATCATCCCTTATGTCTCAGAAAAATTTCGAGAAACGGTTTGGGCAGTCTCCAGTTTTCATCACTTCCACACTCATGGAAAATGGGGGACTTCCTGAAGGGACTAATAGTGCCTCACTTATTAAGGAAGCAATTCATGTAATTAGCTGTGGCTATGAAGAGAAAACTGAATGGGGTAAAGAGGTCAGTAACTGTTTTGAAATAATCTATATGAAGTACGTTTTTTAGGCCTAAACGTATATAAATTCCCAAAGAACTAACAGGAAGTTTAGTAATAAACATGTATTTTAAGTGTTAGCTACTATTACTATTACAGGTGCTTGATGTGCTTGTTTTTCTTATAGATTGGATGGATATATGGTTCGGTCACAGAAGACATTCTGACAGGATTCAAGATGCATTGTAGAGGGTGGAAGTCTGTCTACTGCATGCCAAAAAGACCTGCATTCAAGGGGTCAGCTCCAATCAATTTGTCCGATCGTTTGCACCAAGTTTTGAGATGGGCTCTTGGTTCTGTTGAAATCTTCATGAGTCGTCACTGCCCGCTTTGGTATGGCTATGGAGGCAAGCTGAAATGGCTAGAAAGGCTTGCTTACATTAACACCATTGTTTACCCATTCACTTCAATTCCTCTGCTTGCCTACTGCACACTTCCTGCTGTGTGCCTCCTTACCGGAAAATTCATCATTCCAACTGTAAGCACCTAACTATTACAACAAGAACAAGACCTTTTCTTTTTGCAGTGTTTTACATAAATTTGTGGGACTTCTTAAATATGTAAACATGCactgatatcagaacttgaccaTTTGCAGCTGAACAATTTTGCTAGCATATGGTTTCTTGCTCTTTTCTTGTCTATTATAACCACAGGTGTCTTGGAGCTCAGATGGAGTGGGGTTAGCATCCAGGACTGGTGGCGCAACGAGCAATTTTGGGTGATTGGTGGTGTCTCAGCTCATCTTTTTGCGGTGTTCCAGGGGTTCCTCAAAGTCCTTGGTGGTGTTGATACAAACTTCACAGTGACAGCAAAGGCAGCTGACGACGTTGAGTTTGGAGAGCTCTACCTCTTCAAATGGACCACTCTACTCATCCCACCAACCACACTAATAATCTTGAACATGGTTGGAGTTGTGGCTGGAGTTTCGGATGCCATAAACAATGGTTATGGCTCATGGGGTCCCTTATTCGGAAAGCTCTTCTTCTCATTTTGGGTTATTCTCCATCTCTATCCTTTCTTGAAAGGGTTGATGGGAAGACAGAACAGGACTCCCACAATCGTAGTCCTTTGGTCTGTTCTTCTGGCTTCTATCTTCTCATTGGTCTGGGTCCGGATTGATCCTTTCTTGCCAAAGCAAACTGGTCCTATCCTTAAGCAATGTGGAGTAGAGTGCTAGACTTCCAGTAATATGGTTTGCTTATGCAATCTTTGGTGTCATTTTTTCATGTTTTACAAATTTTAACACTGCCAGCAGAAGGTACTTGTGTATTGGCTTGTGTGATTTTGGGACATTGTAAAAGTAATATGGAATTGGAATATTATTATAGTAGTTTACAATAAATTTTATGCAAGGCATGTAACTTCGCCATTACAGCTTAGTATATAAATTTGTACATTTTGCTCAATCCTTCTTAAGGCACGAGTGCTGTTACTTTGTAATTATCTAGCTACCATACAATTTAAGTAATCGCATTTTGTACATATATTTTGCACATACAGAAGCAAAAATGATGAACATTGCTTAATAAATCTGGTAACTTAAAACATAGCTAAATACACAAACTCAGAACTGACAACTCCCGAGAATCTGCAACTAACATACTACACACATAGCAATATAAACCGGGCTGGGTTATTATACAAGAAACTGGCAAATGACAAACATCACTTAACATCCTACAATGAAGATCATCCTAACAAAAGGCTAACTATTGCAGTATTGAGAACCTTTTTACTGGACTTACTTAAAAGCCGCAGACACGCACGGGGACAATCCTTTTGCATCTCCACAAAGAAGTGAGTTTCCCATGAAAAATTCCTCCACTTCTTTCTGGAACAATGGTATAGGGCCAGACAAGTTATTGTAGGAAAAATCAATCATCTGCAAGCTAGACATGTCGGTCGACAGTGAAGGAAAAATTCTACCTGTAAGATGATTATGTGAAAGATTAAAATTTTCCAAAAACTTCGAATTTCCCAAGTTAGAAGGGATGGTCCCTGAAAGGGAATTGCTACTCAGGT carries:
- the LOC141689795 gene encoding cellulose synthase A catalytic subunit 4 [UDP-forming] gives rise to the protein MAGLFTGSHGRDEMHVLHGVDEHRPPTAEATKKICRVCGDEIGFKENGDLFVACFECRFPVCRPCYEYERSEGNKCCPQCNTRYKRHKGCPRVAGDDEENFDADDFDDEFQIKHYGDTAPDHQHLNTPSENGDHNQQQQQHPNGPAFSSIAGSVAGKDFEAEKETYTNSEWKERVDKWKTRQEKRGLVSKGDDSGNDQGDEDEYLMAEARQPLWRKVPIASSLINPYRIVIISRLVILGFFFHFRILTPAYDAFPLWIISVICEIWFGFSWILDQFPKWFPINRETYLDRLSMRFEREGEPNGLAPVDFFVSSVDPLKEPPIITANTILSILSVDYPVDKVCCYISDDGASMLLFDALSETAEFARRWVPFCKKYSIEPRAPEYYFSEKIDYLKDKVQPTFVKDRRAMKREYEEFKVRINALVAAAQKKPEDGWVMQDGTPWPGNNSRDHPGMIQVYLGSEGALDVDGKELPRLVYVSREKRPGYQHHKKAGAMNAMVRVSAVLTNAPFMLNLDCDHYVNNSKAVREAMCFLMDPQLGKKLCYVQFPQRFDGIDRHDRYANRNVVFFDINMRGLDGIQGPVYVGTGCVFNRQALYGYDPPVSEKRQKMTCDCWPSWCCCCCGGSRKKKSKQSKKKKGLKALLGLSGMYSKKKKMGKNYTRKSAGPIFDLEGIEEGLEGYDELEKSSLMSQKNFEKRFGQSPVFITSTLMENGGLPEGTNSASLIKEAIHVISCGYEEKTEWGKEIGWIYGSVTEDILTGFKMHCRGWKSVYCMPKRPAFKGSAPINLSDRLHQVLRWALGSVEIFMSRHCPLWYGYGGKLKWLERLAYINTIVYPFTSIPLLAYCTLPAVCLLTGKFIIPTLNNFASIWFLALFLSIITTGVLELRWSGVSIQDWWRNEQFWVIGGVSAHLFAVFQGFLKVLGGVDTNFTVTAKAADDVEFGELYLFKWTTLLIPPTTLIILNMVGVVAGVSDAINNGYGSWGPLFGKLFFSFWVILHLYPFLKGLMGRQNRTPTIVVLWSVLLASIFSLVWVRIDPFLPKQTGPILKQCGVEC